The Desulfoscipio gibsoniae DSM 7213 genome contains a region encoding:
- a CDS encoding sigma 54-interacting transcriptional regulator: MNLQDYVTASPVHGHTEEILDCVHNGILAIDTGGVITVCNKAAGHLLSINPEDVIGKKLLKVIDVGQCTLSRVIATGQPEYSLKIKVNGRTMVSNHTPLLTENKLVGAVAVFQDITELERVSSELESVRQLCNRLDTVFGSSFDGIMVTDATSKVVRINKALARLTGLDDSYFVGKPIEDLVRNGIFKFESVTAKALREGRTVTAFQYINPSKKEVLVTASPVYNDDGSVAWMITNLRDITELNQFKEKLRESQMKTALYHAELSQLLKEKIRHETVIAESKEMLKVLDTSIRVAQTDSTILITGESGAGKEVVAQIIHNVSARSKGNFIQVNCGAIPENLLEAELFGYEAGAFTDARKQGKTGLLELANKGSIMLDEIAEMPVNLQVKLLRVLQEQEFYRLGGTKTIKLNVRVIAATNKDLWECVCRGTFREDLFYRINVVPINVPSLRQRREDIIPLVMHFLNSIKEKYQVEKRLEPGALDMLEEYRWPGNVRELKNVIERLVILCEGNTISVQQVAEQLNRSPKRPLKPVVVNGLLPLKDAQEMLEKDLLEMAMNRHKTTRKAARALGIAQSSVVRKLARYNIKSVQQWTTSLDI; encoded by the coding sequence GTGAATTTACAGGATTATGTCACTGCCAGCCCGGTCCATGGCCACACTGAAGAAATACTGGATTGCGTCCACAATGGCATACTGGCCATTGATACCGGTGGTGTAATTACAGTATGCAATAAAGCAGCCGGACACCTGCTAAGTATAAATCCGGAGGATGTTATCGGCAAAAAATTGCTGAAAGTAATCGACGTGGGCCAGTGTACCCTATCCCGGGTAATTGCTACCGGCCAACCGGAATACAGTCTTAAAATTAAAGTTAACGGGCGAACTATGGTCTCCAATCATACGCCTCTCCTCACGGAAAACAAGCTGGTGGGAGCAGTTGCGGTGTTTCAGGACATTACTGAACTGGAGCGTGTGTCCTCGGAACTGGAAAGCGTGCGCCAGCTTTGCAATCGACTGGATACCGTCTTTGGTTCTTCCTTTGACGGCATTATGGTAACGGATGCCACGAGCAAAGTGGTTAGAATAAATAAGGCACTGGCCCGCCTGACTGGTTTGGACGACTCTTATTTTGTGGGTAAGCCTATAGAGGACTTGGTTAGAAATGGGATTTTCAAGTTTGAGTCGGTAACCGCCAAGGCCCTCCGGGAGGGCCGTACGGTAACCGCTTTTCAATATATCAACCCCAGTAAAAAAGAAGTATTGGTGACCGCCAGCCCGGTTTACAACGATGACGGCAGCGTTGCCTGGATGATAACCAATTTGCGGGATATCACCGAATTGAATCAGTTCAAGGAAAAGTTAAGAGAGTCCCAGATGAAGACCGCTCTTTACCATGCGGAGTTATCCCAGCTGCTCAAAGAAAAAATACGGCATGAAACAGTTATTGCCGAAAGTAAAGAAATGCTGAAAGTTTTAGACACCTCCATCAGGGTTGCCCAAACAGACAGCACAATACTTATTACGGGCGAGTCCGGAGCGGGGAAAGAAGTTGTGGCCCAGATAATTCACAACGTTAGTGCAAGATCAAAGGGTAACTTTATTCAAGTCAATTGCGGCGCCATACCTGAAAATCTACTGGAGGCCGAGCTTTTTGGCTATGAGGCGGGCGCTTTTACAGATGCAAGAAAACAGGGGAAAACAGGCTTGCTTGAACTGGCCAATAAAGGATCCATCATGCTGGATGAAATTGCCGAGATGCCCGTCAATCTACAGGTGAAACTGCTCCGGGTACTGCAGGAGCAAGAATTTTACCGCTTGGGCGGCACCAAAACCATCAAGCTTAATGTCAGGGTAATAGCGGCAACCAATAAAGATTTATGGGAATGTGTATGCCGGGGAACTTTCCGTGAGGATCTTTTTTATCGGATCAACGTGGTTCCCATCAATGTGCCTTCCCTGAGGCAGCGCCGGGAGGATATTATTCCGCTGGTGATGCATTTTTTAAACTCCATTAAAGAGAAATACCAGGTTGAGAAGCGTCTTGAGCCGGGGGCGCTGGACATGCTGGAAGAATACCGGTGGCCGGGCAATGTCAGGGAATTGAAAAATGTTATTGAGCGGCTGGTTATATTGTGCGAAGGTAATACAATTTCCGTTCAACAAGTGGCCGAGCAGCTTAACCGCAGCCCTAAACGACCGCTGAAGCCTGTGGTTGTAAACGGTTTACTTCCTCTTAAAGATGCCCAGGAGATGCTGGAAAAGGATCTTCTGGAGATGGCTATGAACAGGCACAAGACCACCAGGAAGGCAGCCCGGGCCCTGGGTATCGCCCAGTCAAGTGTAGTGCGCAAACTAGCCCGCTATAATATAAAATCGGTGCAGCAATGGACCACAAGTTTAGATATTTAA
- a CDS encoding acetyl-CoA hydrolase/transferase family protein, with protein sequence MLNVNEMYDQKLVSPAEAVKVIKSGDLIYTPSEGNEPCILWEALADRKEELENVVVRQFLTRRKHRYVEPSFAPHIFIESLFVTDAIRNLVHDGYASYVPSNFSDIPRMIRQTNHVDVLMLSATPIDEYGYMCYGLGCDYTLAAIEVAKKIIVEVNPNMPWTGGYNKIHVSQVDLIVESNAELYELQPPQVTELDEKIGSYIVDLIDEGSTLQIGIGGIPAAVCKFLEHKKDLGIHTELISDYLVGLLESGAVNGSKKTIHKGKVVCTIVEGTKRFFKYINNHPSIELLPVDYTNDQHIIAQNRKMVSINATIEVDIFGQCCSESIGTKIWGGSGGQSDFARGVTKCPDGKGFIVMKSTAKGGTISKIVPRLTPGAIVTTGMNYVDHVVTEYGVAELRYKSMRGRALALINIAHPDFRDELRFEAKKMNVI encoded by the coding sequence ATGTTGAATGTAAATGAAATGTATGATCAGAAACTGGTTTCCCCGGCAGAAGCAGTTAAGGTAATTAAATCTGGTGACCTGATTTATACACCATCGGAGGGTAATGAGCCTTGTATCCTCTGGGAGGCTTTAGCCGATCGTAAAGAAGAGCTGGAAAATGTGGTTGTCAGGCAATTCTTGACCAGGCGCAAGCACCGTTATGTAGAACCATCCTTTGCACCTCATATTTTTATAGAGTCACTTTTTGTTACAGATGCTATAAGAAATTTAGTTCACGATGGATATGCAAGCTATGTTCCGTCAAATTTCAGTGACATACCCCGTATGATCAGGCAAACTAACCATGTGGATGTACTGATGCTCAGCGCGACTCCAATAGACGAATATGGATATATGTGCTATGGTCTGGGTTGCGACTATACTCTCGCTGCTATTGAAGTGGCCAAGAAAATTATTGTAGAAGTTAACCCCAATATGCCCTGGACCGGTGGTTATAACAAAATCCATGTCTCCCAGGTGGATCTTATTGTAGAGAGCAATGCGGAGTTGTATGAGCTGCAACCTCCACAGGTAACTGAATTGGATGAAAAGATCGGTTCCTATATAGTTGATCTCATTGACGAAGGTTCTACTCTTCAAATCGGTATAGGCGGCATTCCCGCTGCGGTATGCAAGTTCCTGGAACATAAGAAGGATCTTGGTATACATACTGAACTTATTTCTGACTACCTTGTGGGTTTACTGGAGAGCGGGGCGGTAAACGGGAGCAAAAAAACAATTCATAAGGGCAAGGTTGTTTGCACTATAGTCGAAGGCACCAAGAGATTTTTTAAATATATTAATAATCATCCATCTATTGAACTCCTTCCGGTGGACTATACTAATGACCAGCACATTATTGCCCAGAATCGTAAAATGGTCAGTATTAACGCTACTATTGAAGTTGATATATTTGGACAATGCTGCTCTGAAAGCATCGGAACCAAAATCTGGGGGGGAAGTGGAGGTCAGTCGGATTTTGCCAGGGGTGTTACCAAATGCCCGGACGGTAAAGGGTTTATCGTCATGAAATCTACGGCAAAAGGCGGTACTATATCCAAGATTGTTCCCAGATTGACTCCTGGAGCCATTGTGACTACCGGTATGAACTATGTTGATCATGTGGTGACTGAGTACGGAGTTGCCGAACTTCGTTATAAGTCCATGCGGGGAAGGGCCTTGGCGCTGATTAACATTGCTCATCCTGATTTCCGAGATGAGTTGCGCTTCGAGGCAAAGAAAATGAATGTCATTTGA
- a CDS encoding methyltetrahydrofolate cobalamin methyltransferase, giving the protein MIIIGEKINGTIPGVKKAIENKDEQFIRDLAVKQVEAGADYIDVCASTAPEFEVQTLKWLMDIVQDAVDTPLCIDSPNPRAIEQVFKYAKAPGIINSVSEEGDKCEVIYPMIQGTRWQVIALTCDQKGIPSDVQTRVEITKIMVQKAQQYDITPDRIHIDPLVMAISADNQSLLNFIETLKAVKELYPAIKVTSGLSNISFGMPLRKIVNQHFLTIATYAGMDSAILDPCNRDILTTLLATEALLGRDRYCRNFSNAYRKNKIGPDRGGQN; this is encoded by the coding sequence TTGATTATCATCGGGGAAAAAATCAACGGAACCATCCCGGGCGTAAAAAAGGCCATCGAAAATAAGGATGAGCAATTTATTCGCGACTTGGCTGTCAAGCAAGTTGAGGCAGGTGCGGACTATATTGACGTGTGTGCCAGCACAGCGCCGGAGTTTGAAGTTCAAACTTTAAAATGGCTGATGGATATTGTACAGGATGCCGTTGATACACCGCTGTGTATTGACAGCCCCAACCCCAGGGCAATAGAGCAGGTTTTTAAGTACGCCAAAGCACCCGGTATTATTAATTCTGTGTCTGAAGAAGGAGATAAGTGCGAGGTCATCTACCCCATGATCCAGGGTACCCGGTGGCAAGTGATTGCCTTGACCTGTGATCAAAAAGGTATCCCTTCCGACGTGCAAACCAGAGTTGAAATAACTAAAATAATGGTGCAAAAGGCCCAACAGTATGACATAACTCCCGACAGAATCCATATCGACCCGCTGGTAATGGCTATATCGGCTGATAACCAGTCCCTTTTAAACTTCATCGAGACATTAAAAGCAGTTAAAGAACTGTATCCTGCCATTAAAGTAACTTCAGGTTTAAGCAATATTTCTTTTGGTATGCCCCTTAGAAAAATCGTCAACCAGCATTTTTTAACCATTGCCACTTATGCGGGCATGGATTCAGCTATCTTGGACCCCTGCAACAGGGATATTTTAACCACCCTTTTAGCCACTGAGGCATTACTGGGTCGTGATCGGTACTGCCGGAACTTCTCCAATGCCTACCGAAAGAATAAAATCGGCCCGGACAGAGGCGGCCAAAACTAA
- a CDS encoding cobalamin B12-binding domain-containing protein, with protein sequence MLDVQVLTKAVGDLDEPKVLDMLKEFVATNPGSEETEAVVSACQKGMAVVGDLFDAKEYFVGDLIFAGELLNSALEILKTVMGGESNGKAGKIVLATVEGDLHDIGKNIFKSMSEAAGFEVYDLGIDVPASTFVEKVKEIKPEILGMSGVLTLALDSMKNTVDALKEAGLRDQVKVIIGGNPVTEQACQMIGADAFTTNAAEGVKMCQGWVS encoded by the coding sequence ATGCTGGACGTGCAAGTATTAACCAAAGCGGTAGGAGATTTGGACGAGCCCAAGGTATTAGACATGTTAAAGGAATTTGTCGCTACTAATCCCGGCAGCGAAGAAACTGAAGCTGTGGTTAGCGCCTGCCAAAAAGGCATGGCTGTTGTAGGCGACTTGTTTGACGCCAAAGAATATTTCGTGGGTGATTTAATATTTGCCGGGGAATTATTAAACTCTGCTCTCGAAATCTTAAAAACGGTCATGGGTGGAGAAAGCAACGGTAAAGCAGGTAAAATTGTCCTGGCTACAGTGGAGGGCGATTTGCATGACATTGGTAAAAATATTTTCAAGAGCATGTCGGAAGCAGCCGGCTTTGAAGTATATGACCTGGGCATTGATGTGCCGGCCAGCACATTTGTAGAAAAAGTTAAAGAAATTAAGCCGGAAATACTGGGTATGAGCGGTGTGCTTACACTGGCCTTGGATTCCATGAAAAACACGGTGGACGCGCTTAAAGAAGCGGGACTTCGCGATCAAGTAAAAGTAATTATAGGCGGTAACCCTGTTACGGAACAAGCATGTCAAATGATTGGCGCAGACGCATTTACAACCAACGCTGCCGAAGGAGTTAAAATGTGTCAAGGGTGGGTGAGTTAG
- a CDS encoding uroporphyrinogen decarboxylase family protein encodes MIDTKALARERTQLFSDVLEGKVPKRVPIYAFIQQEFAIQYAGRDLAEAQWDSGAFEEVVDKVCQDFVTDNVPVHAVRYPSIYRMLGSKNWIMGSGGFIQHPEIEGLSAEEYDDLIASPYNCIVEKVLPRLYSELALDSPTKAFALAKAFKVYNDEFGTQAMQTARLKEKYGYADVNLFGTICEAPLDFLADQLRGFKGISLDIRRVPDKVEAAVNALTPLVTKMGMQSFHAKNTCTFIPLHMAPFMREKDFARFYWPGFKKQVEELAEAGFQAFIYCEQNWMRYIDYLAELPERTVMFFEDGDPRLAKEKLGGKHIVTGFYPQTLLKTGNKQQCIDKAKELVDILAPGGGYIFGFDKVLITLDSIKPENLQAVYEYVAANTDY; translated from the coding sequence ATGATCGATACCAAGGCGCTGGCCCGGGAAAGGACACAATTGTTTTCGGATGTACTGGAAGGTAAAGTGCCTAAAAGAGTACCCATCTACGCCTTTATTCAACAAGAATTTGCCATACAATATGCGGGTAGGGATTTAGCGGAAGCGCAGTGGGATTCTGGCGCCTTTGAGGAAGTAGTCGATAAGGTGTGTCAGGACTTTGTGACAGATAATGTACCGGTGCATGCGGTCAGGTATCCATCAATTTATAGAATGCTGGGGTCTAAAAACTGGATAATGGGTTCAGGTGGTTTTATTCAGCATCCTGAAATTGAAGGTTTATCAGCGGAAGAGTATGATGATCTTATTGCCTCACCTTACAATTGTATTGTAGAAAAAGTTCTTCCCAGGTTATACAGTGAACTTGCTTTAGATTCACCTACCAAGGCTTTTGCACTGGCCAAAGCGTTTAAAGTTTATAATGATGAATTCGGTACACAAGCCATGCAAACGGCCAGATTAAAAGAAAAATACGGCTATGCCGATGTTAATTTATTCGGCACGATTTGTGAGGCACCGCTTGATTTCCTAGCGGATCAATTAAGGGGATTTAAAGGCATTTCTCTTGATATCAGAAGGGTTCCCGATAAAGTGGAAGCGGCCGTTAATGCGCTAACCCCTTTAGTAACTAAAATGGGCATGCAGTCTTTCCACGCAAAAAACACATGTACTTTTATTCCCTTGCATATGGCACCGTTCATGCGCGAGAAGGACTTTGCCAGGTTTTATTGGCCGGGATTTAAGAAACAGGTTGAAGAATTGGCGGAAGCTGGTTTTCAAGCATTCATTTATTGTGAACAAAACTGGATGCGTTATATTGACTATTTGGCTGAACTTCCGGAAAGAACTGTGATGTTCTTTGAAGATGGAGACCCCCGGCTTGCTAAAGAAAAACTTGGGGGAAAACATATTGTCACTGGTTTTTATCCGCAAACTTTACTAAAAACAGGGAATAAACAACAGTGTATTGATAAAGCCAAAGAGCTAGTGGATATTCTAGCACCAGGGGGCGGGTATATTTTTGGCTTCGATAAAGTGCTGATTACCCTGGATAGTATCAAGCCCGAAAACTTGCAGGCGGTGTATGAATATGTAGCCGCAAACACCGATTATTAA
- a CDS encoding uroporphyrinogen decarboxylase family protein encodes MTDTNALARERTELFHDLIDGKIPKRVPVAMGFPIEFAIKYAEKDLTEAQWDTSHLEETFDKVCQDFFSDLLPVNAFRFPSFYKLLGARNFVMGSSGFLQHPEIEGMTREDYDDFIANPYDCIVEKILPRIYTELNTDANTRAMTMAKAFKAFFDEMGNAQATYGRLIEKYGYGRVNFFAGFTEAPLDFVADQLRGFKGISTDIRRMPDKVEAAAEAATPIMIKKGLPPVPPSKYNAVFIPLHMAPFMRTSDFERFYWPTFKKLVEALAEAGYPSNLFVEQDWMRYLDHLYELPENTIMRFEYGDPKLVKEKLGKKHIISGFYPTSLLKTGTKQQCIDKAKDLIDILAPGGKYFFDFDKVPVTLDSINVENARAVLDYVAANANY; translated from the coding sequence ATGACCGATACCAATGCGCTGGCCCGGGAGAGAACTGAATTATTTCATGATTTGATAGATGGGAAAATCCCCAAAAGAGTACCTGTAGCCATGGGTTTTCCTATTGAGTTTGCCATTAAATATGCAGAAAAAGATTTGACCGAAGCTCAGTGGGATACCTCTCACCTGGAGGAAACATTTGATAAAGTATGCCAGGACTTTTTCTCGGATTTGCTGCCGGTCAACGCCTTTAGATTCCCTTCCTTCTATAAGCTGTTGGGTGCAAGGAACTTTGTCATGGGTTCCAGCGGCTTTTTGCAGCACCCGGAGATTGAAGGTATGACCCGGGAAGATTACGATGATTTTATTGCCAACCCTTATGATTGCATAGTGGAAAAGATACTACCCCGTATATATACAGAGCTGAATACCGATGCCAATACCAGGGCAATGACCATGGCCAAGGCTTTTAAGGCTTTCTTTGATGAAATGGGCAATGCTCAGGCAACTTACGGAAGGTTGATTGAAAAGTACGGTTACGGCAGAGTGAACTTTTTTGCCGGGTTTACCGAGGCTCCCCTGGATTTTGTGGCTGACCAGCTGAGGGGTTTTAAAGGAATTTCCACTGATATCAGAAGGATGCCGGATAAAGTGGAAGCAGCCGCTGAGGCCGCCACCCCCATTATGATTAAAAAAGGCCTACCGCCGGTTCCGCCATCCAAATATAACGCTGTCTTTATACCACTGCACATGGCACCGTTCATGCGCACTTCGGATTTTGAAAGGTTCTACTGGCCAACCTTTAAGAAATTGGTTGAGGCACTGGCCGAAGCGGGCTACCCGTCAAACCTTTTTGTTGAGCAGGACTGGATGCGTTATCTTGATCATCTGTATGAACTGCCGGAGAATACCATCATGAGGTTTGAGTACGGTGATCCCAAACTGGTTAAGGAAAAGCTCGGTAAAAAACATATTATATCGGGCTTCTACCCCACATCACTTTTAAAAACCGGGACCAAACAGCAGTGTATTGATAAAGCTAAGGATCTTATCGATATACTGGCACCGGGCGGCAAGTATTTCTTTGACTTTGATAAAGTTCCGGTTACGCTGGACAGCATTAACGTGGAAAACGCCCGGGCAGTGCTGGATTACGTGGCTGCTAATGCTAATTATTAG
- a CDS encoding MFS transporter, with translation MSECAKLSSLPYRWVILLIMWSTMCVALIAQFQVAALAYQIIPDFKLTSGQYGMVLTAPMLAGLFFSFPAGALADRWGVKRVVAVGFVFSIVGTFFRFSAENFLQLFILMFLAGICPGFLNANAPKLLGAWFSKAQMGMAMGIYFSATGVGMGIALATTALFPSTKSAFIAAGIAMLVIWLLWMLFIKAKPEGAPDLPVMPVTKYIGVAAGSKNVWLVGVALMFFMGSSMAFSGFLPNALHSEQGLRPAAAGFMASIVTFGTVVGSILGPVISRRTGKLRPFLALVAVLGAAAGILAWLAPQGIVMPALFALLGIMLGMCAPILMSFPMLLPEIGPVYAGSAGGIIGTLQVVGGVCIPSFIITPLAGQNYTLFFALGSLCFFLVSVVVLLLPELGAKSQAKVGADLAEAM, from the coding sequence ATGAGTGAATGCGCAAAACTTTCGTCATTGCCATACCGCTGGGTAATTTTGCTTATCATGTGGTCTACCATGTGTGTCGCGCTTATTGCCCAGTTTCAAGTGGCAGCACTGGCCTACCAAATCATTCCTGACTTTAAGCTAACCTCCGGGCAGTATGGAATGGTTCTTACAGCTCCCATGCTGGCCGGCTTATTCTTCAGCTTTCCGGCAGGCGCCCTGGCGGACCGGTGGGGCGTTAAAAGAGTAGTTGCCGTAGGATTTGTTTTCTCCATAGTCGGGACGTTTTTTCGCTTTTCAGCGGAAAACTTTCTTCAATTATTCATCCTGATGTTTTTGGCCGGTATTTGTCCCGGCTTTTTAAATGCCAATGCACCCAAGCTGCTGGGGGCATGGTTTTCCAAAGCACAGATGGGCATGGCCATGGGCATCTATTTCTCAGCCACCGGTGTGGGTATGGGAATTGCTTTAGCCACCACAGCGTTGTTTCCCAGCACCAAAAGCGCATTTATTGCTGCAGGGATAGCCATGCTGGTAATCTGGCTGCTGTGGATGCTGTTTATTAAAGCCAAACCCGAGGGGGCCCCCGATCTGCCCGTTATGCCGGTGACTAAATATATTGGTGTAGCTGCCGGGAGTAAAAACGTCTGGCTGGTGGGCGTGGCGTTGATGTTCTTTATGGGCTCCTCCATGGCCTTTTCCGGGTTCCTGCCCAATGCGCTGCACAGTGAACAAGGCCTTAGGCCGGCCGCAGCCGGCTTTATGGCTTCCATAGTCACCTTCGGCACAGTTGTGGGCAGTATTTTGGGGCCGGTTATCTCCCGGCGCACGGGCAAATTAAGGCCTTTTTTAGCACTGGTGGCGGTTCTGGGGGCGGCGGCCGGAATTCTGGCGTGGCTGGCACCCCAGGGGATAGTCATGCCGGCGCTGTTTGCTTTGCTCGGTATCATGTTGGGCATGTGCGCGCCCATCTTAATGTCCTTCCCCATGCTGCTGCCGGAAATAGGACCTGTTTATGCCGGGAGTGCCGGGGGGATTATCGGTACCCTGCAGGTGGTTGGCGGAGTCTGCATACCATCATTTATAATTACACCGCTAGCGGGTCAAAATTACACCCTGTTCTTCGCCCTGGGCAGTTTATGCTTTTTCCTGGTGAGTGTGGTGGTATTGCTGTTACCCGAGTTGGGCGCCAAATCACAGGCCAAGGTTGGTGCTGATTTAGCCGAAGCCATGTGA
- a CDS encoding DUF1638 domain-containing protein: MSDVIIACQTLSDELNLAMQQTGVRYPVIWVESDYHNDPNQLRAKLQREIDGLDGVHNVLFAYGCCGSGLVGLKATSANLIIPKTEDCISMVLSRPGEAFIRPKETYFLTKGWMEGSKSIFVEYEHALKRYGETRARRLFDVMLKHYRYFMLIDTGAYHVRGCLDKVQELAQNTGLQTVVAEGGLWFLKQLLTGPYEQDFCVIPKGGTVDISHFGLAQAVPVRQAIQGGV; the protein is encoded by the coding sequence ATGAGCGATGTAATTATTGCCTGCCAAACATTAAGTGATGAATTGAATCTGGCCATGCAGCAAACCGGGGTTCGGTATCCGGTGATCTGGGTGGAATCTGATTATCATAACGACCCCAACCAGTTAAGGGCTAAATTGCAGCGGGAGATAGATGGGCTGGACGGGGTACACAACGTATTATTTGCCTATGGCTGCTGTGGTTCCGGGTTGGTGGGTTTAAAGGCTACTAGTGCCAATTTGATTATTCCCAAAACAGAAGACTGTATTTCTATGGTGCTCAGCAGGCCCGGTGAAGCATTTATACGTCCCAAAGAGACCTATTTTCTGACCAAGGGTTGGATGGAAGGTTCTAAAAGCATCTTTGTGGAGTATGAGCACGCCTTAAAGCGTTATGGTGAAACAAGGGCCCGCAGGCTATTTGATGTAATGCTTAAACACTATCGTTATTTTATGCTTATCGATACCGGAGCTTATCATGTGCGGGGCTGCCTGGACAAAGTGCAGGAACTGGCCCAAAACACCGGACTGCAAACCGTGGTGGCCGAAGGCGGCCTCTGGTTTTTGAAGCAACTACTCACAGGACCGTATGAGCAGGACTTTTGCGTGATCCCCAAAGGGGGGACAGTGGATATCAGCCATTTTGGCTTGGCGCAGGCTGTGCCGGTTCGCCAGGCTATACAGGGCGGGGTATAA
- a CDS encoding cobalamin B12-binding domain-containing protein, which yields MEGSGKKEQLLIKLVEQLDEEKVLALAGEMLNGGMDPLYLLDLVNEGMNRVGKLYESKEYYIADLIMAGLIFRQVLELDQMTAHFHARHLNKKGKVVLGTVKGDIHDIGKDIFRGMLEANGFEVIDLGVDVPKEVFVKKVDEYKPDILGLSGVLTYTVETMKEVVAAFEEAGLRDRVKIIVGGHHLTREACRYIGADDFAGDASVGVKICQAWMGESANG from the coding sequence ATGGAAGGCTCGGGTAAAAAAGAGCAGTTATTGATTAAACTGGTGGAGCAGCTGGACGAAGAAAAAGTGCTGGCCCTAGCCGGCGAAATGCTCAATGGCGGCATGGACCCGCTGTACCTGCTGGACCTGGTCAACGAAGGTATGAACCGGGTGGGTAAACTTTACGAAAGCAAAGAATATTATATCGCCGATTTAATTATGGCCGGCCTTATTTTCAGGCAGGTGCTGGAACTGGATCAAATGACTGCTCATTTCCATGCCAGGCATTTAAACAAAAAAGGCAAAGTTGTTTTGGGCACCGTCAAGGGAGACATCCATGATATCGGCAAAGATATTTTCAGGGGTATGTTGGAAGCCAATGGCTTCGAGGTTATCGACCTGGGGGTGGATGTCCCCAAGGAAGTGTTTGTCAAAAAAGTCGATGAATACAAGCCGGATATCCTGGGGCTGAGCGGTGTATTAACTTATACCGTAGAAACAATGAAAGAAGTAGTGGCTGCCTTTGAAGAAGCCGGGCTCAGGGATCGGGTGAAGATCATTGTGGGCGGCCACCACCTCACCCGGGAAGCCTGCCGGTATATCGGAGCGGATGACTTTGCCGGCGATGCCTCGGTGGGGGTAAAGATATGCCAGGCCTGGATGGGGGAATCAGCCAATGGTTAG
- a CDS encoding GntR family transcriptional regulator, with translation MVSPVYLRIVEDIKDKISNGVLKPGDAIPSEKALGEEYGASRMTVRKGLAILVNEGYIYSIPGKGNFVQQPELNKYTICYDEMNNSINSVDKTKLLEVSIIMPDEKLAGELQITRNKNVILIRRLFYTDGTPVAYDVKYLLYQKGMPIVEKEIAHATFPEMLSSSVPLLALRKELSIYAAVPDEDIKKHLNIYHELALLVVEQKLYNSENKPMGLGITYYRGDYIKLQGASQ, from the coding sequence ATGGTTAGCCCGGTTTATTTAAGGATAGTTGAAGATATTAAAGATAAGATCAGCAATGGCGTGCTGAAACCGGGCGATGCCATCCCATCGGAAAAGGCCTTGGGTGAAGAATACGGGGCCAGCCGCATGACCGTAAGAAAGGGACTGGCCATTTTAGTCAACGAGGGGTACATTTATTCCATTCCGGGCAAGGGTAACTTTGTCCAACAACCTGAACTCAACAAATACACGATATGTTACGACGAAATGAACAACTCCATAAACAGCGTGGATAAAACCAAACTGCTTGAAGTCAGCATAATTATGCCCGATGAAAAACTGGCCGGCGAGCTGCAGATTACCAGGAATAAAAATGTGATCCTGATCCGCAGGCTTTTTTATACCGACGGCACCCCCGTGGCCTATGACGTAAAATACCTGCTTTATCAAAAAGGGATGCCCATCGTGGAAAAGGAAATCGCCCATGCCACATTCCCCGAAATGCTGTCCAGCAGTGTCCCCTTGCTGGCGCTGCGCAAAGAGCTGTCCATATATGCTGCGGTACCGGATGAGGATATCAAAAAGCATTTAAATATTTACCATGAGCTGGCCTTGCTGGTGGTGGAGCAGAAACTTTACAACAGTGAAAACAAACCCATGGGACTGGGGATCACTTACTACCGGGGAGACTATATCAAGCTGCAAGGAGCCAGTCAATAA